The following are encoded together in the Lactuca sativa cultivar Salinas chromosome 1, Lsat_Salinas_v11, whole genome shotgun sequence genome:
- the LOC111911587 gene encoding uncharacterized mitochondrial protein AtMg00810-like, whose product MEQPPGFVDSLFPNHVCKLSKALYGLKQAPRAWFHRLSTFLVSYGFLCSRANTSLFVYTNNSNIIYLLLYVDDLILTGNNETMLPSFTTRLHHEFAIKDLGELNYFLGLEVNHTEDGLFLSQTKYAKDVLSRADLLDSKPVFTPLAVNELFTSDGPPFKDPTLYRSLVGALQYLTITRPDLSYAVNRASQFLHAPTTAHFQSVKRILRYLKGTIAFGLTFKRPVSNSILGYSDADWSRCIETLRSTYGYSIFLGRNLVSWSAKKQPTISRSSCESEYRAMANTAAEIVWITHLLRELHALPPDWPTLLCDNKSALFMSQNPVSHKRAKHIDLDYHFIRELVASGKLYTKFIPTKLQVVDIFTKSLPRP is encoded by the coding sequence ATGGAACAGCCTCCGGGTTTTGTTGATTCTCTGTTTCCAAATCATGTGTGCAAATTATCCAAAGCTCTCTATGGACTGAAACAGGCCCCTAGAGCTTGGTTTCATCGGCTTAGCACGTTTCTTGTTTCATATGGGTTCTTGTGCAGTCGTGCCAACACGTCTCTCTTTGTGTACACCAACAACTCAAACATTATTTACTTATTGTTGTATGTTGATGATTTGATTTTAACAGGAAACAATGAGACTATGCTCCCTTCCTTTACTACTCGACTACATCATGAGTTTGCGATCAAAGACCTTGGCGAGTTGAATTATTTCCTGGGTCTGGAAGTGAATCATACTGAAGATGGCTTGTTTCTCAGCCAAACCAAGTATGCAAAAGACGTTTTAAGCCGGGCTGACCTGCTTGACTCCAAGCCAGTCTTCACTCCTTTGGCAGTTAACGAGTTATTTACATCAGATGGACCTCCTTTTAAGGACCCTACACTCTATCGATCACTAGTAGGTGCACTTCAATATCTCACTATAACCAGACCTGATCTTTCTTATGCGGTAAATCGAGCTAGTCAATTCTTGCATGCTCCAACAACTGCACATTTTCAATCAGTCAAGCGAATTTTACGTTATCTCAAGGGCACCATTGCCTTTGGTTTAACATTTAAACGCCCAGTCTCAAATTCTATTCTTGGATACTCCGATGCTGACTGGTCCAGATGTATTGAAACCCTTCGTTCCACTTATGGCTATTCGATATTTCTTGGAAGAAATTTGGTTTCATGGAGTGCAAAGAAGCAACCTACTATCTCACGCTCTAGCTGTGAGTCCGAGTACCGAGCAATGGCAAATACAGCTGCAGAGATTGTCTGGATCACTCACTTACTACGTGAGCTTCATGCCTTACCACCTGATTGGCCCACACTATTGTGTGATAACAAAAGTGCCTTGTTTATGTCCCAGAACCCAGTTTCACATAAGCGTGCAAAGCATATTGATCTTGACTATCACTTTATTCGTGAACTTGTGGCTTCTGGGAAACTATACACGAAGTTCATTCCAACCAAGCTTCAAGTGGTGGACATATTCACCAAGAGCTTACCACGTCCTTAG